Proteins encoded together in one Carya illinoinensis cultivar Pawnee chromosome 3, C.illinoinensisPawnee_v1, whole genome shotgun sequence window:
- the LOC122304462 gene encoding ATP-dependent DNA helicase PIF4-like translates to MGRNINSFHLIDQNIDFDQDEFLFREIDDELAVPIPEEDLHASTLLNCEQQNAYNSILQKVLSNEAAIFFIDGPGGTGKTFLYKAFLATIRTKQLITLVTASSGIAASILPGSRTAHSRFKIPLDTNKNLTCSVSKQSGLARLLQKVKLIIWDKAPMSRKESIEALDKMLKDINDSELSFGEKVIVFGGDFR, encoded by the coding sequence ATGGGTAGAAACATCAATTCGTTCCATCTTATCGACCAAAACATTGATTTTGATCAAGATGAATTTTTGTTTAgagaaattgatgatgaattaGCTGTTCCAATTCCAGAAGAAGATCTTCATGCATCAACACTACTTAATTGCGAACAACAAAATGCTTATAATTCTATCTTACAAAAAGTTTTATCAAATGAAGCTGCCATATTCTTTATTGATGGTCCTGGTGGTACAGGAAAAACATTTTTATACAAAGCATTCCTTGCTACAATAAGAACAAAGCAATTAATTACTCTTGTAACTGCTTCATCTGGTATAGCTGCATCAATCTTACCTGGAAGTCGAACTGCACATTCACGATTCAAAATTCCACTAGATACCAACAAAAATCTCACATGTAGTGTCAGCAAACAAAGTGGACTTGCAAGATTACTACAAAAAGTAAAGTTGATCATATGGGATAAAGCTCCTATGTCAAGAAAAGAATCTATTGAAGCATTGGATAAAATGCTAAAGGACATTAATGATTCAGAATTATCTTTTGGTGAAAAAGTTATTGTGTTTGGTGGAGATTTTCGTTAG
- the LOC122304463 gene encoding ATP-dependent DNA helicase PIF1-like codes for MRVILDPDFSKYILDLGNGLPPITINEHVRIPAVMLIPYENDAASLDHLVDTVFHNISDYSANISSMMNRAILTPKSSYVDEINTLLIQRFPGELRQYYSFDETIDASEQAVMEDFLHTLTPNGLPPHELLLKQNCPIMLLRNINLSEGLCNGTRLICCNFDCNVIHAEIAVGHHSGKKVFIPRIPFLPNPDENSGFPFKRAQFLVKLSFAMSINKSQGQTLYFVGIYLPHPVLSHGQLYVVLSRAKTISAIKILIRPISTDEPEKNCTKNIVYKDLLTLASSD; via the coding sequence atgcgtGTAATATTAGATCCAGACTTTTCAAAATACATATTGGATTTAGGGAATGGGTTACCACCAATCACAATTAATGAACACGTCAGAATTCCTGCAGTCATGTtaattccatatgaaaatgatgcTGCTTCTTTGGATCATTTGGTGGATActgtttttcataatatttctgaTTATTCAGCAAATATTTCAAGCATGATGAATCGAGCTATATTGACACCAAAAAGCAGttatgttgatgaaataaaCACTTTGCTGATTCAGAGATTTCCTGGAGAGTTAAGACAATATTACAGTTTTGATGAAACAATCGACGCATCTGAACAAGCAGTCATGGAAGATTTCTTACATACTTTAACACCGAATGGACTTCCTCCACATGAATTATTATTGAAACAAAACTGTCCAATCATGTTATTGAGAAACATCAATCTTTCAGAAGGACTATGCAATGGAACACGACTAATCTGTTGCAATTTTGATTGTAACGTTATTCATGCAGAAATTGCAGTTGGTCATCACAGTGGCAAAAAGGTTTTTATTCCAAGAATTCCATTTTTACCAAATCCTGATGAAAACAGTGGTTTTCCATTCAAACGAGCTCAATTCCTTGTTAAACTAAGCTTTGCAATGAGTATAAACAAGTCACAAGGACAAACATTATATTTTGTTGGGATATACTTGCCACATCCAGTTTTATCACATGGACAATTATATGTAGTTTTATCAAGAGCTAAGACTATTTCTGCAATCAAGATTTTGATACGACCAATCTCAACTGATGAACCAGAAAAAaactgcacaaaaaatattgtctaCAAAGACTTATTAACATTGGCCTCCTCTGATTGA